One Methanorbis furvi DNA window includes the following coding sequences:
- the argJ gene encoding bifunctional ornithine acetyltransferase/N-acetylglutamate synthase produces MQSICAVEGVSAWGIKEGKFGLALIKASGTGAAVFTTNKVRAPVVNLMAERTRRGKLAGVIVNSGCANAYTGKRGYEDAKTMAAIGAEALGISEKETGVASTGVIGRYLDLDLIRRQSTDVAGKLAHSAEAEIAAAKAIMTTDLVQKHALVQREGFTIAGICKGSGMIAPNMGTMLSFVYTDAEVPSERLHETLKTAVQRSLNRVVVDGDESTNDSLFCTATGEAGRVPKKEFAAALEECCISLAKQIAADGEGATKLIEVRVTGAAREKDAEKIAKAVITSPLVKSAVYGEDPNWGRVVCAAGYSGVEFAIDELSLSIGEGEGETELVHKGEITADLVKAKAAMAGKRVVFTITLESGKKEAVAWGCDLTEKYVEINGKYTT; encoded by the coding sequence ATGCAAAGTATCTGTGCTGTTGAAGGCGTCAGCGCCTGGGGCATAAAAGAAGGAAAATTCGGCCTTGCGCTTATCAAAGCATCCGGAACCGGAGCCGCAGTCTTTACCACCAACAAAGTCCGTGCACCGGTCGTCAACCTCATGGCTGAACGTACCAGACGCGGGAAACTTGCAGGCGTCATCGTAAACAGCGGATGCGCCAATGCCTACACAGGCAAACGCGGATACGAGGATGCAAAGACCATGGCAGCGATAGGTGCCGAAGCCCTCGGCATCTCTGAAAAAGAAACAGGCGTTGCAAGTACCGGAGTTATCGGCAGATATCTCGACCTTGATCTCATCCGCAGGCAGAGCACTGATGTTGCCGGAAAACTTGCCCACTCCGCAGAGGCGGAGATTGCCGCCGCAAAAGCGATCATGACCACTGACCTTGTGCAGAAGCATGCCCTCGTCCAGCGCGAAGGGTTTACCATCGCAGGTATCTGCAAAGGCTCGGGAATGATCGCGCCCAACATGGGAACCATGCTCTCCTTCGTCTACACCGACGCGGAGGTCCCCTCCGAGCGACTTCACGAAACTCTGAAGACCGCAGTCCAGCGGAGTCTGAACCGCGTCGTTGTTGACGGCGACGAGAGTACCAACGACTCTCTCTTCTGTACGGCAACCGGTGAAGCAGGTCGTGTGCCAAAAAAAGAGTTTGCCGCAGCTCTTGAAGAGTGCTGCATCTCTCTTGCAAAACAGATTGCAGCCGACGGCGAAGGAGCGACAAAACTGATCGAGGTCCGCGTCACCGGAGCTGCCCGTGAAAAGGATGCAGAAAAGATTGCCAAAGCTGTCATCACTTCACCGCTGGTGAAGAGTGCGGTCTACGGCGAGGACCCGAACTGGGGTCGGGTCGTTTGCGCCGCAGGATACTCAGGCGTTGAGTTTGCCATTGACGAGCTGTCTCTTTCGATTGGTGAAGGAGAAGGCGAGACCGAGCTCGTGCACAAGGGAGAGATCACCGCAGACCTTGTGAAAGCAAAGGCTGCGATGGCAGGAAAACGTGTGGTGTTCACGATCACCCTTGAGTCAGGCAAGAAAGAGGCTGTTGCCTGGGGCTGCGACCTGACGGAAAAATATGTGGAGATTAACGGGAAGTATACAACATGA
- a CDS encoding helix-turn-helix domain-containing protein, with translation MFEQRIFETDFKTALSEELDRRGMTVRQLAEATGIPPVTLYKISSGERDPRLSTVRKIVGVFSPHHGKFIALIAAKFLLDEIEGTKVDIGGVEYRIKGYTANSLDDCILAAVRARYDGAAAIICAPILASLIERIVDVPVAIMKPEMDAVFVAVDSIAKRL, from the coding sequence ATGTTTGAACAACGAATATTTGAAACTGATTTCAAAACCGCACTCTCCGAGGAGCTTGACCGAAGAGGAATGACAGTGCGTCAACTCGCCGAAGCCACAGGAATCCCTCCGGTCACCCTCTATAAAATATCCTCCGGAGAACGGGACCCAAGACTCTCCACAGTTCGAAAAATCGTCGGAGTATTTTCGCCGCATCATGGAAAATTCATCGCACTCATTGCAGCAAAGTTCCTTCTTGACGAGATCGAAGGAACAAAAGTTGACATCGGAGGAGTCGAGTACCGCATCAAAGGCTACACCGCAAACTCACTCGACGACTGCATCCTCGCCGCAGTCCGAGCACGATATGACGGAGCAGCAGCAATCATCTGTGCCCCGATTCTCGCCTCGCTCATCGAACGAATCGTAGACGTACCTGTCGCAATCATGAAGCCGGAGATGGACGCAGTCTTCGTCGCGGTCGACTCCATCGCAAAAAGATTGTAG
- the argB gene encoding acetylglutamate kinase, giving the protein MNRQSVLMEALPYIRKFHGKTIVIKLGGHAMVDPKIMNTVIEDAVLLHYVGMRVVLVHGGGPEITQKMQALGKEPKFIGGLRVTDAETLEIAQMVLAGKISSAIVSLIAKNGARGVGVSGNDGGLVIAEKMPLKKIKVGDHEEEVDLGFVGEIREINSKLLETLLDAGYIPVVSPLAIDRKGNDLNINADTMAGEIAVALKAFKLISLTDVDGVMDKDRTKVFHRLTLKNVDALMADGTISGGMIPKLEASMTAVRHGVEGAHIVNGNAEHNLLLELFTDDGVGTMITASMISL; this is encoded by the coding sequence ATGAACCGGCAGAGTGTGTTAATGGAGGCGCTTCCGTACATTCGGAAGTTTCACGGAAAAACAATTGTGATTAAGCTTGGCGGCCACGCGATGGTTGATCCAAAGATCATGAACACGGTGATTGAGGATGCAGTGCTTCTTCACTATGTCGGCATGCGGGTTGTGCTCGTGCACGGCGGAGGCCCGGAGATTACGCAGAAAATGCAGGCTCTTGGCAAAGAGCCGAAGTTCATCGGCGGTCTGCGGGTGACGGATGCAGAGACGCTTGAGATCGCCCAGATGGTTTTGGCCGGAAAGATCAGCAGCGCAATTGTGAGCCTGATTGCAAAGAACGGTGCCCGAGGGGTCGGAGTATCCGGCAACGACGGCGGACTGGTGATTGCAGAGAAGATGCCCTTGAAGAAGATCAAGGTCGGTGATCATGAGGAGGAGGTTGACCTCGGGTTTGTCGGCGAGATTCGCGAGATCAACTCAAAACTTCTTGAAACACTGCTTGACGCAGGATACATTCCAGTGGTTTCACCGCTCGCAATCGACCGGAAAGGAAATGATCTGAACATCAACGCGGACACGATGGCTGGCGAGATTGCCGTTGCCCTCAAGGCGTTCAAGCTGATCTCGCTGACCGATGTGGACGGCGTGATGGATAAGGACCGGACAAAGGTGTTCCACCGCCTGACTCTGAAAAATGTTGATGCCCTGATGGCTGACGGCACGATCTCCGGCGGGATGATCCCCAAGCTTGAGGCAAGTATGACTGCGGTCCGTCACGGCGTTGAGGGAGCACACATTGTAAACGGTAATGCAGAGCACAATCTGCTTCTGGAACTGTTCACCGATGACGGTGTCGGGACGATGATCACAGCTTCGATGATCTCTCTCTGA
- the argC gene encoding N-acetyl-gamma-glutamyl-phosphate reductase, with the protein MDIAIVGASGYAGGDLIRLLLTHSQANLVCATSRKLAGTPVTKDHIHLKNLIDLDYTNPSVDKIDADFAFLAVPHTAAMQYALRLKERGIKTVDLSADYRLPQTIYEKTYGVKHTAYFKAPYGIPELHRKDIRGADFVANPGCFPTGATLAAAPVADLAAQIIYDSKSGVSGAGDSVSETTHYPNVDENIAPYKITAHRHLPEMKQEAEFLGSTAKIYFTPHLLPAIRGIITTAHILFKKPVTLEEVQKRYESFYKNEPFVRLQTAKLGGVRGSNFCDINFELEADGTRLVAVSAIDNLVKGASGQAVQNMNIMCGFAETDGLRMPGMFP; encoded by the coding sequence ATGGATATTGCGATTGTCGGCGCATCCGGATACGCAGGAGGAGACCTCATCAGACTCCTCCTGACACACTCACAGGCAAACCTCGTCTGTGCCACCTCCCGCAAACTCGCGGGAACCCCCGTAACCAAAGACCACATACACCTGAAAAATCTCATCGACCTCGACTATACCAACCCATCCGTCGACAAAATCGACGCGGACTTCGCATTTCTCGCAGTCCCCCATACAGCCGCAATGCAGTATGCCCTGCGCCTCAAAGAGCGCGGCATCAAAACCGTTGATCTCAGCGCCGACTACCGGCTCCCGCAGACCATCTACGAAAAAACCTACGGTGTCAAACACACTGCATACTTCAAAGCCCCGTACGGCATCCCCGAACTCCACCGAAAAGATATCCGCGGCGCAGACTTCGTCGCAAACCCTGGCTGTTTCCCAACAGGCGCAACCCTTGCCGCAGCACCGGTCGCTGACCTTGCTGCGCAAATAATTTACGACTCAAAGAGCGGCGTGTCCGGAGCAGGCGACTCAGTCTCCGAGACCACCCACTATCCAAACGTCGATGAAAACATCGCGCCTTACAAAATAACAGCCCACCGCCACCTGCCGGAGATGAAACAGGAAGCAGAGTTCTTAGGCTCAACCGCAAAAATCTACTTCACCCCTCACCTGCTTCCCGCAATCCGCGGCATCATCACAACCGCTCACATCCTCTTCAAAAAACCGGTCACCCTCGAAGAGGTGCAGAAACGCTACGAATCATTCTACAAAAACGAACCGTTCGTCAGATTGCAAACCGCAAAACTTGGCGGCGTCCGCGGCTCAAACTTCTGCGACATCAACTTCGAACTCGAAGCTGACGGAACACGGTTGGTCGCAGTCTCTGCAATCGACAACCTCGTCAAAGGAGCATCCGGCCAGGCAGTTCAGAACATGAACATCATGTGCGGATTTGCCGAAACCGACGGACTTCGGATGCCCGGAATGTTTCCTTAA
- a CDS encoding ADP-ribosylglycohydrolase family protein — translation MLNKYKGCLLGAVLGDALGMPGETTVSRFIGVTLGFKRAYKGHPNHDLLPGQYTDDSQIMLAAARLLADASWDPETYAKDLLRTHNLNKFRYPDGTIYAACKRMQTTNDFIGSGVYSDSAGCISLAVPFALAYKDRKEMAPKLLEACSITHTHPGAHAATIGLALMLNTLIETGSPDDAYQALITAAQNMNPDLAARISNAVRIEKTGMQITESLAAIGNSSSVYHTLPLAIFLCNRFKDPEELLACASSCGGNADTITLICGAYLGAHRGIEALPQDLIAGLERRGEFETLAEKLQNPKKPEPKKSEEKSEKKSEKKPAQEPESIYDSGWEPE, via the coding sequence ATGCTGAACAAATACAAGGGATGCCTCCTCGGTGCCGTACTCGGCGACGCCCTTGGAATGCCCGGCGAAACCACTGTGAGCCGGTTCATCGGAGTCACCCTCGGATTCAAACGTGCATACAAAGGCCACCCAAACCATGACCTCCTTCCAGGCCAGTACACCGACGACTCACAAATAATGCTCGCAGCAGCCCGTCTTCTCGCTGACGCATCATGGGATCCGGAAACATACGCCAAAGACCTTCTCCGGACCCACAACCTCAACAAATTCCGCTACCCTGACGGAACCATCTATGCCGCATGCAAACGCATGCAGACCACCAACGATTTTATCGGCTCAGGTGTCTACTCAGACAGCGCCGGTTGCATCTCTCTTGCCGTACCTTTTGCCCTCGCCTACAAAGACCGCAAAGAAATGGCGCCGAAACTTCTTGAAGCATGTAGCATCACCCACACCCACCCGGGAGCACACGCCGCAACAATCGGCCTTGCCCTCATGCTCAACACCCTCATTGAAACCGGCAGCCCGGACGACGCATATCAGGCGCTCATCACCGCCGCACAAAACATGAACCCTGACCTCGCCGCAAGAATCAGCAACGCAGTACGCATCGAAAAAACCGGCATGCAGATCACCGAATCTCTCGCAGCAATTGGTAACTCCTCCTCAGTCTATCACACCCTGCCGCTCGCAATATTCCTCTGCAACCGCTTCAAAGACCCCGAAGAACTCCTCGCCTGCGCCTCCTCATGCGGCGGCAACGCAGACACCATCACCCTCATCTGCGGCGCATACCTTGGCGCCCATCGCGGCATCGAAGCACTCCCCCAGGACCTCATCGCAGGTCTTGAACGAAGAGGAGAGTTTGAAACCCTCGCAGAAAAACTGCAGAACCCCAAAAAACCTGAACCGAAAAAATCTGAGGAGAAATCCGAGAAAAAATCTGAGAAAAAACCAGCACAAGAGCCGGAAAGCATCTACGACTCAGGCTGGGAACCAGAATAA